A region from the Variovorax sp. RKNM96 genome encodes:
- a CDS encoding carbohydrate kinase: protein MRIALTGEALIDFTASEAGTLAFLGHEGGSPLNTAVACARLGVHTGFLTQLSTDLFGERLMGFLAGNGVDTSFILRSNAPSTLAFVERTPQTNRYAFYTRGSADATWSPEPLPQLPAECRFLHFGSISLLQEPASTRIANLITANAGRCVIVFDPNVRPSLIPDMAAFRDRVTNWLAMADLVKLSDEDAELLAPGQPVDALAADCLKAGARAVIVTRGGAGATLWRTGHEPLTVAAPRITVVDTIGAGDTFTAGLSVSLLAHGVEHPAQLGELGDEAWTEVMRFAATAAALNCTREGADPPTLEAVHNALAQADN from the coding sequence ATGCGAATTGCACTCACAGGCGAAGCCCTGATCGATTTCACCGCCAGCGAGGCGGGCACCCTGGCGTTCCTCGGCCATGAGGGCGGCTCGCCACTCAACACGGCCGTGGCCTGCGCGCGCCTCGGTGTGCACACGGGGTTTCTCACGCAGCTGTCGACCGACCTGTTCGGCGAGCGGCTGATGGGATTCCTGGCCGGCAACGGCGTGGACACCAGCTTCATCCTGCGCAGCAATGCGCCCTCGACGCTGGCCTTCGTCGAGCGCACGCCGCAGACCAACCGCTATGCGTTCTACACACGCGGCAGCGCCGATGCGACCTGGTCGCCCGAGCCGCTGCCGCAGTTGCCGGCGGAGTGCCGCTTCCTGCACTTCGGCTCGATCTCGCTGCTGCAGGAGCCGGCGTCGACGCGCATCGCCAACCTCATCACCGCGAACGCCGGGCGCTGCGTGATCGTGTTCGACCCGAACGTGCGGCCGAGCCTGATCCCCGACATGGCCGCCTTTCGCGACCGCGTGACGAACTGGCTGGCGATGGCAGACCTCGTCAAGCTCAGCGACGAAGACGCCGAGCTGCTCGCACCGGGCCAGCCGGTCGATGCGCTGGCCGCGGACTGCCTGAAGGCGGGTGCGCGCGCCGTGATCGTCACCCGCGGCGGCGCGGGCGCCACGCTCTGGCGCACGGGGCACGAGCCGCTGACCGTGGCCGCGCCGCGCATCACCGTGGTCGACACCATCGGCGCGGGCGACACTTTCACGGCGGGGCTTTCGGTGTCGCTGCTCGCGCACGGCGTCGAGCATCCGGCCCAGCTCGGCGAACTGGGCGACGAGGCCTGGACCGAAGTGATGCGTTTCGCCGCCACCGCCGCCGCCCTGAACTGCACCCGCGAGGGCGCGGACCCACCCACCCTGGAAGCCGTTCACAACGCGCTCGCCCAGGCGGACAATTGA
- a CDS encoding AraC family transcriptional regulator, with the protein MTTSTRKRSVPRQRQPELERDFARSPSLGYEAAEETGLVRCLAHGFPSPLVRWHFHEDYELHLITETSGKAFIGDWIGPFQPGHLVLCGPRLPHNWISLDVPEGGAAGRDRVIQFRHEPIELAAAEIPELREVMQLLERARHGIEFFGMSQQAQTHWDNIKAARGVRRLGLFLEFMADLAQCTDYRLLSSVQMQGVQGSDGDAQVDQINEVVNRITNNMAEPIAMSDVAAELGMSESRFSRFFRRSTGNSFTDFVNRVRINSACHLLMQTDHYVTDICYQVGFNNVANFNRRFLEIKGMTPSEFRRQADTRFGSGISSS; encoded by the coding sequence ATGACGACGTCCACACGCAAACGTTCGGTCCCCCGTCAGCGCCAACCCGAGCTGGAGCGCGACTTCGCGCGCTCGCCCTCGCTGGGCTACGAGGCGGCCGAAGAAACCGGCCTGGTGCGCTGCCTTGCGCACGGTTTTCCGAGCCCGCTGGTGCGATGGCACTTCCATGAAGACTACGAGCTGCACCTGATCACCGAGACCTCGGGCAAGGCTTTCATCGGCGACTGGATCGGGCCGTTCCAGCCCGGGCACCTGGTGCTCTGCGGGCCGCGGCTGCCGCACAACTGGATTTCGCTCGACGTGCCCGAAGGCGGCGCTGCCGGGCGCGACCGGGTGATCCAGTTCCGCCACGAGCCGATCGAACTGGCCGCGGCCGAGATCCCCGAATTGCGCGAAGTGATGCAGCTGCTCGAGCGCGCACGCCACGGCATCGAGTTCTTCGGCATGTCGCAGCAGGCGCAGACGCACTGGGACAACATCAAGGCCGCGCGCGGCGTGCGCCGGCTCGGCCTGTTCCTCGAGTTCATGGCCGACCTCGCGCAGTGCACCGACTACCGGCTGCTCTCGAGCGTGCAGATGCAGGGCGTGCAGGGCAGCGACGGCGATGCGCAGGTCGACCAGATCAACGAGGTCGTCAACCGCATCACCAACAACATGGCCGAGCCGATCGCGATGTCGGATGTGGCGGCCGAACTGGGCATGAGTGAGAGCCGCTTCAGTCGCTTCTTCCGGCGCTCCACCGGCAACAGCTTCACCGACTTCGTCAACCGCGTGCGCATCAACAGCGCCTGCCACCTGCTGATGCAGACCGACCACTACGTGACGGACATCTGCTATCAGGTCGGCTTCAACAACGTGGCGAATTTCAACCGGCGCTTTCTTGAAATCAAGGGGATGACGCCCAGCGAGTTCCGGCGCCAGGCCGACACCCGTTTCGGCTCGGGCATTTCTTCTTCGTAG
- the xylB gene encoding xylulokinase, with the protein MYLGLDLGTSELKGLLLADDHRIVGVARAALTVKRPQPLWSEQAPSQWWQALEEIMAALRGSHGEALAAVRAIGLSGQMHGATLLDAAGEVLRPAILWNDGRSGAQCEELTRAVPRLGEIAGNLAMPGFTAPKLMWVREHEPGIFKRTARVLLPKDWLRFMLSGEAVSEMSDAAGTLWLDVGARDWSDELLAATGLTRDHMPRLVEGSEVSTQLKPELAARWGVGSGTVLIAGGAGDNAASAVGMGLVEPGQGFVSLGTSGVVFVSTDRFLPNPVQAMHAFCHALPKRWHQMSVMLSAASAVSWAAKTFKFADESALLAAAASVALADRVRCPLFLPYLSGERSPHNNPNAQGALFGLTHAHGPAEIAYAVVEGVSFGLRDGFDTLRLPADMPLREVALVGGGARSIWWGQLLADIFQVPLTLYAGSETGGALGAARLAWLADGGAVAEVCTLPPVKQKLTPSSEGADGHRTRHARFQVLYMALRDQFR; encoded by the coding sequence TTGTATCTGGGACTCGACCTCGGCACGTCCGAGCTCAAGGGGCTGTTGCTCGCCGACGATCACCGCATCGTCGGCGTGGCGCGCGCGGCACTCACGGTCAAACGGCCGCAACCGCTCTGGTCGGAGCAGGCGCCGAGCCAATGGTGGCAGGCGCTGGAAGAAATCATGGCGGCGCTGCGGGGCTCGCATGGGGAAGCACTGGCTGCCGTGCGGGCCATCGGCCTGTCGGGCCAGATGCACGGCGCCACGCTGCTCGACGCGGCGGGCGAGGTGCTGCGCCCGGCCATCCTCTGGAACGACGGACGCAGCGGCGCGCAGTGCGAGGAACTCACGCGCGCCGTGCCGCGCCTGGGCGAAATCGCGGGCAACCTCGCGATGCCCGGGTTCACCGCGCCCAAGCTCATGTGGGTGCGCGAGCACGAGCCGGGAATCTTCAAGCGCACGGCGCGTGTGCTGCTGCCCAAGGACTGGCTGCGCTTCATGCTCAGCGGCGAGGCGGTCAGCGAGATGTCGGATGCGGCGGGCACGCTGTGGCTCGACGTGGGCGCGCGCGACTGGTCCGACGAACTGCTCGCAGCCACGGGGCTCACGCGCGATCACATGCCGCGGCTGGTCGAGGGTAGCGAGGTGTCGACGCAGCTCAAGCCCGAACTGGCTGCGCGTTGGGGCGTGGGCAGCGGCACCGTCCTGATTGCCGGTGGTGCAGGAGACAACGCCGCCAGCGCGGTCGGCATGGGGCTGGTGGAGCCGGGACAGGGCTTCGTATCGCTCGGTACTTCGGGCGTGGTGTTCGTCTCGACCGATCGCTTCCTGCCGAATCCCGTGCAGGCGATGCATGCCTTCTGCCATGCACTGCCGAAACGCTGGCACCAGATGTCGGTGATGCTCTCGGCCGCGAGCGCGGTGAGTTGGGCCGCGAAGACATTCAAGTTCGCCGACGAATCTGCGCTGCTCGCGGCGGCGGCATCGGTCGCGCTGGCGGACCGGGTGCGCTGCCCGCTGTTCCTGCCTTACCTGTCGGGTGAACGCTCGCCGCACAACAATCCGAATGCCCAGGGTGCGCTGTTCGGCCTGACGCATGCGCATGGCCCCGCGGAGATCGCCTATGCGGTGGTCGAGGGCGTGAGCTTCGGCCTGCGCGACGGCTTCGACACGCTGCGCCTGCCGGCCGACATGCCGCTGCGCGAAGTCGCGCTGGTGGGTGGCGGCGCGCGCAGCATCTGGTGGGGCCAACTGCTGGCCGACATCTTCCAGGTGCCGCTCACGTTGTATGCAGGCAGCGAGACGGGCGGAGCGCTCGGTGCGGCGCGCCTTGCGTGGCTGGCCGATGGCGGCGCGGTGGCCGAGGTGTGCACGCTGCCGCCGGTCAAGCAGAAGCTGACACCCTCGTCCGAAGGGGCCGATGGACACAGGACGCGGCATGCGCGATTCCAGGTGCTGTACATGGCGCTGCGCGATCAGTTTCGTTGA
- the groL gene encoding chaperonin GroEL (60 kDa chaperone family; promotes refolding of misfolded polypeptides especially under stressful conditions; forms two stacked rings of heptamers to form a barrel-shaped 14mer; ends can be capped by GroES; misfolded proteins enter the barrel where they are refolded when GroES binds) has protein sequence MAAKDVVFGGEARARMVEGVNILANAVKVTLGPKGRNVVLERSFGAPTVTKDGVSVAKEIELKDKLQNMGAQLVKEVASKTSDNAGDGTTTATVLAQAIVREGFKLVAAGMNPMDLKRGIDKAVTALVAELKKASKPTTTSKEIAQVGSISANSDETIGKLIADAMDKVGKEGVITVEDGKSLDSELDVVEGMQFDRGYLSPYFINNPEKQSALLDNPFVLLFDKKISNIRDLLPTLEQVAKAGRPLLIIAEEVEGEALATLVVNTIRGILKVVAVKAPGFGDRRKAMLEDIAILTGGKVIAEEVGLTLEKVTLADLGQAKRIEVGKENTIIIDGAGAAGDIEARVKQVRVQIEEATSDYDREKLQERVAKLAGGVAVIKVGAATEVEMKEKKARVEDALHATRAAVEEGVVAGGGVALLRAKQAVGDSVKGDNADQEAGIKLVLKAIEAPLREIVNNAGGEASVVVNAVLAGKGNYGFNAANDTYGDMLELGILDPTKVTRTALQNAASVSSLLLTTEAMVADAPKDESGAGGGMPDMGGMGGMGGMGM, from the coding sequence ATGGCAGCAAAAGACGTAGTCTTCGGCGGAGAAGCCCGCGCACGCATGGTCGAGGGTGTCAACATCCTGGCCAACGCAGTCAAAGTGACCCTGGGCCCCAAGGGCCGCAACGTGGTGCTCGAACGCTCGTTCGGCGCCCCCACCGTGACCAAGGACGGTGTGTCGGTCGCCAAGGAAATCGAACTCAAGGACAAGCTCCAGAACATGGGCGCCCAGCTCGTGAAGGAAGTGGCTTCCAAGACGTCGGACAACGCTGGTGACGGCACCACCACCGCGACCGTGCTGGCACAAGCCATCGTTCGCGAAGGTTTCAAGCTGGTGGCTGCCGGCATGAACCCGATGGACCTGAAGCGCGGCATCGACAAGGCCGTGACGGCCCTGGTCGCCGAGCTGAAGAAGGCTTCCAAGCCCACCACCACGTCGAAGGAAATCGCTCAAGTCGGCTCGATCTCGGCCAACAGCGACGAAACCATCGGCAAGCTCATCGCTGACGCGATGGACAAGGTCGGCAAGGAAGGCGTGATCACTGTGGAAGACGGCAAGTCGCTGGACAGCGAACTCGACGTCGTCGAAGGCATGCAGTTCGACCGCGGCTACCTGTCGCCCTACTTCATCAACAACCCCGAGAAGCAATCGGCGCTGCTCGACAACCCCTTCGTGCTGCTGTTCGACAAGAAGATCAGCAACATCCGTGACCTGCTCCCCACGCTGGAACAAGTCGCCAAGGCTGGCCGTCCGCTCTTGATCATTGCCGAAGAAGTCGAAGGCGAAGCCCTGGCTACCCTGGTCGTGAACACGATCCGCGGCATCCTGAAGGTCGTGGCTGTCAAGGCTCCTGGCTTCGGCGACCGCCGCAAGGCCATGCTGGAAGACATCGCCATCCTGACAGGCGGCAAGGTCATCGCTGAAGAAGTGGGCCTGACGCTCGAGAAGGTGACGCTGGCCGACCTGGGCCAAGCCAAGCGCATCGAAGTGGGCAAGGAAAACACGATCATCATCGACGGCGCTGGCGCTGCTGGTGACATCGAAGCCCGCGTGAAGCAAGTGCGCGTTCAGATCGAAGAAGCGACCAGCGACTACGACCGTGAAAAGCTGCAAGAGCGCGTGGCCAAGCTGGCCGGCGGCGTGGCAGTGATCAAGGTTGGCGCTGCCACCGAAGTCGAAATGAAGGAAAAGAAGGCTCGCGTCGAAGACGCCCTGCACGCCACCCGCGCTGCAGTGGAAGAAGGCGTCGTGGCTGGCGGCGGCGTGGCTCTGCTGCGTGCCAAGCAAGCCGTGGGCGACTCGGTCAAGGGCGACAACGCCGACCAGGAAGCCGGCATCAAGCTGGTGCTCAAGGCCATCGAAGCGCCCCTGCGCGAAATCGTGAACAACGCCGGCGGCGAAGCCTCGGTGGTGGTGAACGCTGTGCTGGCCGGCAAGGGCAACTACGGCTTCAACGCTGCGAACGACACGTACGGCGACATGCTCGAACTGGGCATCCTGGACCCGACGAAGGTCACCCGTACCGCACTGCAGAACGCCGCATCGGTGTCCTCGCTGCTGCTGACGACCGAAGCCATGGTTGCTGACGCACCGAAGGACGAGTCCGGCGCCGGCGGCGGCATGCCCGACATGGGTGGCATGGGCGGCATGGGCGGCATGGGCATGTAA
- a CDS encoding co-chaperone GroES: MKLRPLADRVIVKRIDSETKTASGIVIPDAAAEKPDQGEVLAVGPGKRNDKGDLAALTVKVGDRVLFGKYSGQTVKVDGDELLVMKEDDLFAVVEK; the protein is encoded by the coding sequence ATGAAACTTCGTCCTTTGGCCGATCGTGTGATCGTCAAGCGTATCGACAGCGAAACCAAGACCGCCTCCGGCATCGTCATCCCCGACGCAGCCGCTGAAAAGCCCGATCAGGGTGAAGTCCTGGCCGTGGGCCCGGGCAAGCGCAACGACAAGGGCGATCTGGCCGCATTGACCGTCAAGGTCGGCGACCGCGTCCTGTTCGGCAAGTACAGCGGCCAGACCGTCAAGGTCGATGGCGACGAACTGCTCGTGATGAAGGAAGACGACCTGTTCGCAGTCGTCGAGAAGTAA
- a CDS encoding helix-turn-helix domain-containing protein, with amino-acid sequence MAQIASSRGKEGDSHMGKQPAGLHRQIFRVPHLAAAGTTIQTSDAVLRELSTDYFLLVLVRCGRRTVRRGAAVCTAGPGEGILMTPGVYDVTNSPDGGDEPYRSDWLAWDTDLVIPPEESGSAEPAPIEGARRLPSVDASFEDAFTTACKALETSDRLPRPIVKHRVLEVLIWLQAQGLRLASPGKKSLGDQIREMVTDDPAADWSVASLAAAFSTSEATLRRRLGAEGISAKQLVSDARMWRALALLQSTDLPISRIALDSGYISASRFAARFRARFDLAPSAVRGHRRDSPAG; translated from the coding sequence ATGGCACAGATCGCCTCCAGCCGGGGAAAAGAAGGAGACAGCCATATGGGAAAACAGCCAGCCGGCCTGCATCGCCAGATATTCCGGGTGCCGCACCTTGCAGCGGCGGGCACGACGATCCAGACCAGCGACGCCGTTCTGCGGGAACTGTCCACCGACTACTTTCTCCTGGTGCTCGTGCGCTGCGGCAGGAGAACCGTCCGGCGCGGCGCGGCCGTCTGCACGGCCGGACCCGGCGAGGGCATCCTGATGACACCTGGCGTCTACGACGTGACCAACTCTCCGGACGGTGGCGACGAGCCCTACCGCTCGGACTGGCTGGCCTGGGATACGGACCTGGTCATCCCGCCTGAAGAATCCGGGTCCGCAGAGCCGGCGCCGATCGAGGGCGCGAGGCGGCTGCCGTCGGTCGACGCCTCCTTCGAAGACGCGTTCACGACCGCGTGCAAGGCTCTCGAGACCAGCGACCGGTTGCCGCGCCCGATCGTGAAGCACCGCGTGCTGGAGGTGCTGATCTGGCTGCAGGCGCAAGGATTGCGCCTCGCGTCGCCGGGCAAGAAGTCGCTCGGCGACCAGATTCGCGAGATGGTGACGGACGATCCCGCGGCCGATTGGAGTGTTGCCTCGCTGGCCGCCGCTTTCTCGACGAGCGAGGCAACCCTGCGCCGTCGTCTCGGCGCGGAAGGGATATCGGCCAAGCAGTTGGTATCCGACGCCCGGATGTGGCGCGCGCTGGCGTTGCTGCAATCGACGGATCTCCCCATTTCCCGCATTGCGCTGGACAGCGGCTACATCTCGGCCTCGCGTTTCGCCGCCAGGTTTCGGGCCCGCTTCGACCTTGCGCCGTCGGCGGTGCGGGGCCACCGCCGCGATAGCCCCGCGGGTTAG
- a CDS encoding LysR family transcriptional regulator → MSFVLGDVDHFLAVVAAGSLSEAAVATALPMATLSRAVQRLEDEFGLQLFEPNSRKKRLTTAGLRFLGAARNLSAGHGDAIRVTSEMLYEKGGLLRIGFADMTRAQAVSDALAGLLRNHPKLHVRLRVGQPDRLMIQAVRSGELDIAVLSTNVEDAEGCDCIVFGIDRCRPVVRTGHPLSLLTEVKLADLQGYEWIFATPPSSFRRALNAVFASHKLKLPKVRVEAEAYSDFHLSLVRSTDLITLVPQASLQAVGGDGLHVLDLPVLHLPRTGVAMTRAGAASSPLLVAFRDAFVSASAASVWH, encoded by the coding sequence GTGAGTTTCGTGCTCGGTGACGTCGATCATTTTCTGGCCGTCGTTGCGGCCGGCAGCCTGTCGGAAGCCGCAGTGGCAACCGCGCTTCCGATGGCGACATTGAGCAGGGCGGTGCAGCGCCTCGAGGATGAATTCGGCCTGCAACTGTTCGAGCCCAACTCCCGCAAGAAGCGTCTCACCACGGCGGGCCTGCGTTTTCTCGGGGCGGCGCGAAACCTGAGCGCCGGGCATGGCGACGCCATTCGCGTGACCTCCGAAATGCTGTACGAGAAAGGCGGACTGCTGCGCATCGGTTTTGCGGACATGACGCGAGCCCAGGCAGTCTCCGATGCCCTGGCTGGCTTGCTGCGCAACCACCCGAAACTGCATGTGCGACTGCGCGTGGGCCAGCCCGACCGGCTCATGATCCAGGCCGTGCGAAGCGGCGAGCTGGACATCGCGGTGTTGTCGACCAACGTGGAAGACGCCGAAGGATGCGATTGCATCGTGTTCGGCATCGATCGCTGCCGACCCGTCGTGCGGACGGGCCATCCGCTCTCCCTGCTTACCGAGGTGAAGCTCGCCGACCTGCAAGGCTACGAGTGGATCTTTGCGACACCGCCATCGAGTTTCAGGCGCGCGCTGAATGCCGTGTTCGCAAGCCACAAGCTCAAACTTCCGAAGGTGAGGGTCGAAGCCGAGGCGTATTCGGATTTCCATCTCTCGCTGGTTCGGTCCACGGACCTGATCACGCTGGTCCCTCAGGCATCGCTGCAGGCGGTCGGCGGCGACGGTTTGCATGTGCTCGATCTGCCGGTCTTGCATTTGCCGAGGACCGGGGTCGCCATGACGCGCGCTGGCGCGGCGTCGTCACCGCTTCTCGTCGCTTTCAGGGACGCCTTCGTGAGCGCCAGCGCCGCTTCCGTCTGGCACTAA
- a CDS encoding LysR family transcriptional regulator — translation MGMSAARWRFRLSIHARLPASGIYIHFMRLSFRDIDYFLAFSSSANRLEAAALLGVTLSALNRAIQRVETEFGLALVVRHARTACMTREGERFVTALQAMSTGYSQASRVIVELRERDPRASARRGQVRDIHLPRATCT, via the coding sequence ATGGGCATGTCCGCCGCGCGATGGAGGTTCCGACTTTCAATTCATGCCCGGCTTCCGGCTTCCGGCATCTACATCCACTTCATGCGCCTCTCTTTCAGAGACATCGACTACTTCCTGGCGTTCTCCAGCTCGGCGAACCGGCTCGAGGCTGCGGCGTTGCTGGGCGTGACGCTCTCGGCGCTGAACCGGGCCATCCAGCGGGTAGAAACGGAGTTCGGTCTCGCGCTCGTGGTGCGGCATGCGCGAACTGCGTGCATGACCCGGGAGGGAGAGAGGTTCGTCACCGCGCTGCAGGCAATGAGCACCGGGTATTCGCAGGCGAGTCGCGTGATCGTCGAATTGCGCGAGCGCGACCCCCGCGCCTCTGCGCGAAGGGGGCAGGTCCGCGACATTCACCTGCCGCGGGCCACCTGCACCTAA
- a CDS encoding LysR family transcriptional regulator, with protein MDITPRDVTYFLAVAKHGRLAKAAEACHVTQPAITKAIQRLEAECGLTLFERDARGTRLTAEGERFREVAESLGKSYEEAVRVAANVRAQQSGLLRLGTTDSTRAGLVPLTLSALLRQRPGLRATLQIGQSDLLVRGIVEGHLDVAVVPTYGPPPEGCDHVNVGADPHLPVMSAKHPLAGRSRLVPADLMPYSWINTAQDKTGFQSLSALFARYRLPAPTVAVEIEYASEAVLSLVRTSDLLAMIPRSLFRATDRLDLHQVAIPEFFIDRSVMCLTRSGVERSPLTAAFCDLLMLQAEARRGGASA; from the coding sequence ATGGACATCACACCCCGCGACGTGACCTACTTTCTTGCTGTCGCCAAACACGGGCGACTCGCCAAGGCGGCCGAGGCTTGTCATGTGACCCAACCGGCGATCACCAAGGCCATCCAGCGGCTGGAGGCCGAGTGCGGCCTGACGCTGTTCGAGCGCGATGCGCGCGGCACGCGGCTCACGGCCGAAGGTGAGCGCTTCAGAGAAGTGGCCGAATCGCTGGGCAAGAGTTACGAGGAGGCTGTGCGCGTGGCCGCCAACGTGCGCGCGCAGCAGTCGGGGCTCCTGCGCCTGGGCACCACCGACTCCACGCGCGCGGGGCTCGTGCCGCTCACGCTGTCGGCCCTGCTGCGCCAGCGACCGGGGCTCCGCGCCACGCTGCAGATCGGGCAGTCGGACCTTCTGGTGCGCGGCATCGTCGAGGGGCATCTCGACGTCGCGGTCGTGCCCACGTACGGTCCTCCGCCGGAGGGCTGCGACCATGTGAATGTCGGCGCAGATCCGCACCTTCCGGTGATGAGCGCGAAGCATCCGCTGGCCGGGCGTTCACGCCTGGTGCCTGCCGACCTCATGCCTTACAGCTGGATCAACACGGCACAGGACAAGACCGGATTCCAGAGCCTGAGCGCGCTGTTTGCCCGCTACCGGCTCCCCGCGCCCACGGTCGCGGTCGAGATCGAATACGCATCGGAGGCTGTGTTGTCACTCGTTCGAACCTCCGACCTTCTGGCGATGATTCCGCGCTCGTTGTTTCGCGCGACCGATCGGCTCGATCTTCATCAGGTCGCGATTCCGGAGTTCTTCATCGATCGCTCGGTGATGTGCCTCACGCGTTCGGGCGTGGAGCGCTCGCCATTGACCGCTGCGTTCTGCGATCTGTTGATGCTGCAGGCCGAAGCCCGGCGAGGCGGCGCTTCCGCTTAG